One region of Flavobacterium sp. GSB-24 genomic DNA includes:
- a CDS encoding FecR family protein, translated as MNETEILALLKKYQEGTLSHEDKDKLDAWYLHKASNSNSQLNEYELQDSYKLLQSKLPLYKETKVIRIWPRVAAAASIAVLLGTGIFYFTKPKQQNIEVAAKPQEIAPGGTRGILTLSNGKQIVLSAISGKDTIAKEGDEQEVTIKMGANGVITYIINPNADASKDDPDSFNTLSTPTGGQYNIVLADGTKVYLNTVSSIKYPTQFNGDQRVVELEGEAYFEVAKNKNKPFIVKSGNQSIEVLGTHFNVHAYNNESVLKTTLLEGSVAVSYKNQKSILKPGQQSSVSDNFAKIKIKEVDTEAAIAWKNGRFKFDNADLKTVMKQLERWYGIKVEYRGNVSDVRFNGGTFMNKNLSEVLKVLELSNIKFKVEGKTIIVYP; from the coding sequence ATGAATGAAACGGAAATTTTAGCATTGCTAAAAAAATATCAGGAAGGGACTTTATCTCATGAAGATAAAGACAAACTCGATGCCTGGTATTTGCATAAAGCTTCGAATAGTAACAGCCAGCTTAATGAGTATGAACTACAGGATAGTTACAAATTGCTGCAATCGAAATTACCTTTGTATAAAGAAACAAAAGTAATTCGCATTTGGCCTCGTGTTGCTGCGGCCGCATCAATAGCCGTATTATTGGGTACGGGAATATTTTATTTCACCAAACCCAAACAACAAAATATTGAGGTTGCTGCAAAACCACAAGAAATTGCTCCAGGAGGCACTAGAGGAATCTTAACGCTTTCTAACGGAAAACAAATTGTCCTGTCTGCGATTTCTGGAAAAGATACAATTGCGAAAGAAGGAGACGAGCAAGAGGTGACTATTAAAATGGGAGCAAATGGTGTTATTACTTATATCATTAATCCAAATGCTGATGCTTCAAAAGATGATCCAGATTCATTTAATACGCTTTCAACTCCAACAGGAGGACAGTATAATATTGTCTTGGCAGATGGAACCAAAGTATACTTAAATACCGTTTCATCCATTAAATATCCAACTCAGTTTAACGGCGATCAAAGAGTTGTGGAGTTAGAAGGAGAAGCTTATTTTGAAGTAGCCAAAAATAAAAATAAACCTTTTATAGTAAAGTCAGGCAACCAGTCGATTGAAGTACTGGGAACTCATTTTAACGTCCATGCTTATAATAATGAATCGGTTTTAAAAACCACTTTATTAGAAGGAAGTGTTGCGGTTTCTTATAAAAATCAAAAATCAATTTTAAAACCCGGACAGCAGTCTAGTGTATCTGACAATTTTGCTAAAATTAAAATTAAAGAAGTGGATACCGAAGCTGCGATTGCCTGGAAAAACGGCCGTTTTAAATTTGATAATGCCGACTTAAAAACAGTGATGAAACAACTGGAACGCTGGTACGGAATTAAAGTAGAATACCGCGGCAATGTTTCGGATGTGAGATTTAACGGAGGTACGTTTATGAATAAAAATTTATCTGAAGTATTAAAAGTACTTGAGCTTAGTAATATAAAATTTAAGGTCGAAGGAAAAACAATTATTGTTTATCCCTAA
- a CDS encoding RNA polymerase sigma-70 factor gives MPIYSEYADHILVDLLKEDDQLAYTEIFQRYSKLLLNHAYKILENQDEANDVVQEVFLSIWNKRYELILTGSLSSYLYKAVKNRVLNYIAHEKVVSRYADSISNFVENDYVFADSRLREKELEAIIAKEIALLPEKMREVFLLRKVEELSYDEIALQLNITDKTAKQQVYNSVKILREKLKNFMGVFMW, from the coding sequence ATGCCTATTTATAGCGAATATGCTGATCATATTTTAGTTGATCTTCTTAAAGAAGATGATCAGCTAGCGTATACAGAAATTTTTCAAAGGTATTCGAAACTTTTATTGAATCATGCCTATAAAATACTTGAAAATCAAGATGAGGCCAATGACGTTGTTCAAGAGGTTTTTCTTTCGATCTGGAACAAACGTTACGAATTGATACTAACAGGATCTCTTTCTTCCTATTTATATAAAGCGGTAAAAAATAGAGTACTCAATTATATCGCTCATGAAAAAGTGGTTTCCCGCTATGCCGATTCCATTTCTAATTTTGTTGAAAACGACTATGTATTTGCTGATTCTAGACTTAGAGAAAAAGAATTAGAAGCAATAATTGCAAAAGAAATTGCTTTGCTTCCCGAAAAAATGCGCGAAGTTTTTCTCTTAAGGAAAGTTGAAGAACTTTCATATGATGAAATTGCACTTCAATTAAATATTACAGACAAAACAGCCAAACAGCAAGTTTATAATTCCGTTAAAATATTACGAGAAAAACTCAAAAATTTTATGGGTGTTTTTATGTGGTAA